Sequence from the Zeugodacus cucurbitae isolate PBARC_wt_2022May chromosome 2, idZeuCucr1.2, whole genome shotgun sequence genome:
tactttatcttaatttaatgattttaattttattaaaattaaattttaaaaaatatttttgaaaaataaattacacatttttatgcagaatatttatgtatgtgtttgtcagAGAAATTTTGCGCAAATGAACGAACGAgattagcatacttttaggcgtacaCTTTAAAGTGATCACGAATTGTAGCGAGTGAGTGTTAAAAGAACTTGGAGACACCTGCTAATTAGGTTTTCGAATGTTTTCAATTTaaccttttattttttatttttataaatctctaaataaaacaTAGTTGACATACCACACCATACACTTATATCTATGCATATTCACAAGTACGTTAAACAAATCcatactaataataaatatgtaaaaaaagtaaaaactaaaataaaattcattgatgatttatttattaatctcCTTcccaattatttatatgtatacgcaCATATATCTAACCAACTATCATACGCAACATTAGCAACGCTTAAGTCGCTTCTTCTACATGTATTTCTTGCTTATTCTACGTTTCTCATAATGCAATTCTCATAACCCCGTTGCGCCCGCCGCCATCATACCgccatgatgatgatgatgcatGCCAGTGTTTTGGAAATACATATAGTAGTTGTAGGGCTGCTGagacgccgccgccgccgccacagcGACTTGTGTAGCTGCCGCCGCGCTGTTCGCCATGCCATCGCAGTCCTCCGCGCCAATCAGTTGTTGCGCGCCCGTACCCATTGTGCCGCCCACCGGTGACGCGGTCATCGGCAGTCCCGACGGTAGCGTGCCCATCGTATTGCCCACCTGACAGCTGGCGCGCAACGCCACCGCTTGATGATGCGCCAAAATGTCGCTCACAGAGTGCGATGAGGGCCAGCAATGCGCTGCAGCCGCGGCCGCCGCCGCTGTGCGCAACTGATGCGTTGCTTGTGTGGGCTGCGGCGGCGAGGGGCTGCCACACGACACTGCAGATTTCATGCTATACGCGCTGTATGGCTGATAAATGGAATTGTAGAGATGCGGATGTGCATGCACtgcagcggcagcggcggcgTGTTGATGATGCGCCACGGTGGCTACCGTGGATACGCCCGTGTTGTGCACTGACGCGTGATGATGACCGTGCTGATGTGCATGTGCATGTGCGTGATGGTGGGGTGAAGAATTTGTGCCATTAACCGCCGCCGCCGCAGCCACCGCTGAATTGTGATGATGATGTCCAATTGCGCCGAGCTTATTGCGTAGTATGCGCGATATGGAACTAACGCTGGGCACATTCGTCTTATCACAGATACCTTCGGTCAGTAGGCGATCACGTATTTCCCATGCGAAAATACCGGGATCGCGCTGCTTCAGTTCACGTATGTAGTTCACCACTTTCGGTGTGGTGACGCGCGGTTTCGAACCGCCTATAGCGCCTGGGAGTATGGAACCGGTCTCGTGGTAGCGCGCCAATATCTTCGAAACACAGCCATGACTAACACGCAACTGTCGGGAAATGTCGCAGGGTCGTATACCGAGGCGTGCTAACTCCACAATGCGCATGCGCGTCGCATTCGGCAGTGGGCGTCCGTTCACAAATACGCCGCCAAGCTGATTCACTTCGCCGTATTGCGGGCACTGATTTTCTGCAATGAAAGAAGTAAAACGAAATTCTTTAGTATTTTGCAAGCAAGTGCTTGGAGCATtcattatacacatacatacatattcacatatagTACAACTAGTAGGCAACTTATGCAACGGGAAGTAGTGAAAGTGTGCTGCGATGCAGTCGGATAAGGCGGCGGTactgttgtattgttttgctatttttattttggattaCTACTTGTTCGCAGTTCATGTTGTTGTTCATTAGAAATATGCATTTATGGTTATTTGCACCGCTTTGCAGTTGTGGGATAATTAGTTCGACTTCTGCTCGAAAGGCAGGCGGCAAccctctgttttttttttgcagtgaCTTAGTTCCGAGAATTGCGGATGTGTGTAAATTGGCCGATAATAGATTGACTTTGCCATGGAGGCACGCGTTGCTTTTGTGGTGCATGTTTGTTTGCATTACTCAAGTGTTGTTGGCCACTTCAAAACATACTATTTGTGAgcgcacatactcgtacatacttgGGGTTTGCTATTAAGCTGCTAGCGAACAGATGTTCGGAaaacttttttctttgtattagaaatttattttccttttctaCTTACAACGCTTAAttgttttgcacaatttttatcagaaaatatgcatatacatacatatgtacatgacataagtttatatgtttatatgcatatgtgtgtatgagcaTGTTTCATTTGGTATTGAAAGTGAGTTTGAAAGTAAATGCatttgtttttcgaaaaaaatattggaattttgcttagctttaaaaatatttatattataattgaatatgaaaatatattttcccttAATGcggaaatataaatatgtacatataaataagtatgtacatattttgtaataaatcaGATTTTCGTAagtttacaaacaaattaataatttgatttCTTAGAACCTAAATTGATTTTCTATGTCAGTTTGGTGATATCGTAAAATTTACAGTGAAGTTGCAAGTCTGACATTGTAAATTTCgagtttttaagaaattgcaTAGTCATTGAAGCCCAAAATTAAAACTATAGCACACTATTTTAGAATAGGTACAGTGAGTTTCTACACAACATCTcgtctaaaaatattttgtcctTTTTTAACCATTGTTATTCTCTCtagattttttttgtggagatctaccccttgacaTAACCTAACCAATTATCTCGAGACAATCAAAAGTCAAGTAACTCGGATTTCTCAGCTCATGTAATGGATTAAAGTTTACTTGATGACTTTTTCACCAAAATTGGGTCGAATATCAGCAATGGTGCCTGAAGTATTACtgaagttatattttatgtcGCTATGTAAActttgaaaatacattttatttcgattattttttgaGCTTGTCAATTGTCTAAGGTGTCTTAGAGTACGCTTTGCCTTTCAAATAATCTCAACAAATGTAGACAGACTTCACCTCTTAATCTGATAGGACATCCAAGGACTGTCTGACTGTATGTCAGGTAGCGTGGAAATGTTATTTGTATTAatgggttacatgggttttgtcgggtaaaaaagggcctattttcaattttttttcatgttcaataaaacttttttctgtcttatagatacatatttaaagaaaaatttctgaaattttcaaaaaaaaaaaaagtaaaactcctccattgcgacgtAATTTCCGGTgatccctcggaaaaaaggagcgtccgcgttgtcagcaaaCTCCTGACGGGAtcatcaaaaatgaaaaacagaaataaaatacaaaaatttgcttgacatttttttttaaatagttgtaattgaaaaataaaataaaatccttcgttcaagcacgagtaaattgtatctcgaacacctgttccaaatttcatcaagatcggttgagtagttttcgagaaaatttgacaaccaactttgaaaacacggttccgtgAAAAACGCGGTTAaaattttgagtaacaataatacctgacttggagcacacaccttccaaaggctgtatctccgaaattattattcggatcgacttgaaaatttaggacaatattcttggTATGTTGTAGAAATGGagtttttgaatccacgaaatcCATGTAAACacttaattgcattttatggtgattttcgtttgtaaaatctcacacttcgttgcttcttCGTAAATTCTTGGCCAAAGACGATACTGTAACGATGACACAGCCTCTATATATTACAGGTACAcggactttttcctattttctaAATGAAGAGAACCTAAAAGAGGCATCTTTTAACAAACATactagaaatcgctgaaagagtaaAGTCTATGCAAAAAATCGAGTTCGAGAAGTATTTCGActggaagaagcgctggtatATGAGTATAATATcgaatgtttaatattttgaagacGTTGACATTATTGTAGgcgaattaattataaaaaatacgaaCTTTACCGTTTTTTAACACACTTcgtatatatactatgtatatggtGCTctggaaacatattttttaaattaattccaaagacgtgaattaaaaaattagctctttttcttctaaattagtTTAATACTAACTTGATAtgactatttaaaaaattaaaaaaaaaaaaaaaataaatacacctAAGCTGCATAACTTATTCCAAGCActccgacatacatacatatctactttaCAAGTGTATTGTAAAGAGTGGCACTCATGTGGAGTACCTGGAGCTGAAGCGATTGCCTAGAAAGCTAGAAGCTCTGATCTCAAGACGCACACTTGTTGCACTGCGAACACAATAGTTTAGGGCACAAAGTACAATGCTTCTCATATTGAAAGTGAGTTGGCAAACAATTAAAGTTGTAATACGCTGGAAGGAGCTCAAGTTACAGAACAACAAAACTCTGAACAAAGTTAAGTGCGAGTAAATACAAAGCATTAATGCACTCGTATGatgcaaatatacacacatacatgcatacaaatactGCAATGTCGTTGCTATTGATTGCAAGTTTTACGAGTGACGGACAATTGTTTGTGCTACCGTATTCATCAATACTGTAATGATCACAATAGTTTGCTATGAACCGTGACTAATGTGAAAATAACCAATTCATGTGCCACTGTTCTGGATTATCCGACATCTATTTACACAACTGATATTGCACTTTTGTACGTTTGTAAACACTTATAGATGCAAAAATGCATGTgtctacagacatacatacatactactaatttgcataaatattaattttattagtggctatacattttgtaaaaatagtcAATGTCAAATTATATTGGTTTTGGAAataccaatattttaaaattttaaatgcataaattccCATAATAAATAAAGGGTTGGCATCCCTAAGTACGGATTTGTTATTggaatatacaatttatgagGGAAATccacattttaaattattaatggtTGTTTAAATGTTACAGCTTAATTTGCTTATAATATATAgcaattttttagaatatttttaagtgtgtatatacatacatacatatgtgtgtgcgaaGGTTCATTGATAACTGCAGTGTACAGTGTgtaaatttgcaataatttcgaatcttaaaattaaaaaaaaagtagcggaaattttttttatgaaaatattcattaattcgAATACATTTATATTGACGCCTTTAAAACTCGATATTAGGCACTTACGCCAACGcgtcttccaatcgtcgaaacacttctcaaactcaatttttggaatagccttTGAATCTTTCAGCGTTTTCTCGTTCCTGCACGCTTGTATAACAACGTCCCTTTAagattatctttatttttggaaaaatggaaaaaatacacGGAGCTATTTCTGGCGAATATAGAGtctgtgagcttttaacaaacgaaaatcacccaactcataaaaacacgtctaaccttagagACTGCTAcaaacaaagtaagcaatgaatacagctgaaaatgTATCATACTTCaggcgtatgtatgtatgtatgaaaataactttttttctatttaatgaatctggttaattttttttttttattttgcagattgacttttaaatttaacaaaaatggatAACTGGGACACTGAAACAAGAATTTTGATTGTCCGCCGCTATCACGCACTGGAGTCCGTAGTTTCGGTTCAAAGAAGGTTCGGCAATCCTCCGAGCAGATGGACCATAATGAGACTTGTAAACAATTTTGCCGAGCATGGGACAGTCAACAGAAGACCTTACCATCGAAACCCCTTCAGGTCGAACGGAGGAAACAATCGCTGCTGTAGCTGCtgccatacaaaaaaaaaaaggtaaGATGCCGCACATGCATCAACGAGCAGGGGGGGGGGGCATTTAAATTCCAttgtttttaaaactaattaagctatatttaataaaattgaatgagctttaacatgaataaaaaaaaatgaattccatacactgaaaaaaaaattatttcagtttCTTAATGTAGCGTAGCAAAATTCATCAGTCAGCCTGTATATCAAtgatataaaaacataataataataaaatgtctaatttttgttgaaaGATTATATATGAACGGCTTTattatattaacattttaacAGAGGTTTGGTTTAGACATAAAAAAAtgcatctaatttttttataaatcgtatttttagaattatttatatttttttaattaattataaattcaaaaacggatcttaattatcaaaatatatatagatatcatTAATGAATCCCATTAACGTTTTTCGTACGAACTTTTTgactataaatttttatgttccttttatttatttttcatggcAAAAATCGTAGCTTAGGTGGTTCTCATATTCCTAGCATGAACAATAAtacgttaaatatttattgttaagtTAATTGATAATCTCTatataaaatcactttttttttaattttttgcataattttaatcCAGTTAATATCACTGTGTTTACATTCGTGCGTGCAGCTGCATAAATAAgttgccacacacatacatacataaatgtgagCTTTTAGCATTGGCACCTAATAAAACGACAGTGTAAATGCTTAACTCCCTTTTCTTCTGATagaattcgcaaaaaaaaaaaacataacaaacgTTTGCAACTACTGCACTAAATACTGGCGCATTAAAAAACTTGGTAAAtagtataacaacaaatacgaCTACTATTGAGTATTGTTTGCAATTGGCACGGCAACATTTTACTATATACTTACAAGCATGCCTGCAAACatagtatatacacatatatgtatatatctatttgGCGACATAAATTATCAAATACTGAAGTAATAAAACTCAAAACCAATTTCAAAATGTTaatgattacaaaaaaatactataaatttaaaaattccgagtTCCTATATAAGCTTTGGAGTTGTCGCATCCGATGCCTAAGTACTCGCGACATCTTAACGTCGGCTCACAAGTCTCATAGTCATTGCAATACCCACAGTTGTTCAGTGAAGTCTAGGTGTGGAAATTGTGCGCATTATGTGTGGATTTTATAAACTTATATTCCTGCTGATTTGCATCGGTGCAATAACGGGGAGCTGCGCGGAAGTCGCGCCAAGCCCTGATGCTGCGGCCGAAGAGCAAATTGTGCGACTGTCAAATATCGCCGCGATCACTGAGGGCAAATTGGAGCGAACTGTGAGATGACTATATTACAAAtatgaaaccaaaaaattaaatttcaatattttctacttGGTAATGGTGCTTATATTGTAGAAACGCGGTTTACTAGATTATCTGCTGTATGGACTTTATGAGTATTTTGATTATAGCGAAGAATCTGATTCAGAAGAGGAAGAGAAATACTGTGAATATGGCATAAAGTAAAATCaactatatttttcttttgatcattttcttccattttatttttagtgatttGCCGAAATTGTACGATTATTATTAGTCAGTCAAATGATCAGGGGAGCCCAGCAAAACAATCAACTATGGCCCCCGTAACTGTGCCAACTGATAAAAAAGGGCCAAACGGAGGAGGTTAGTATTAACGGTATTAACTGCTACACACTAATTCGCATTGATTTAACAGCCATTATCTTAAgcattaaaaactaaataatttacagaaaaaatattaataacattttttaattaaattatgtatataattagatatacgaggtgtgttcaaaaattaacggcaattttcgtttattaaaaaaatatcataaaaaatcatGCGCCTACATTAATGTAGTCGTCTTCAAAATAGCAGCTATCAACCCAGATAAAGTAAGTAATGCATGCAGCTGAAACATTGTCGTACAGGGACACGTATatcaacattataaaaaaaaattagacaatTGGACccctgaaatttaaaattttacaattcccgttatttttttaacaaaccacatatatttatataacaaatgACTAAATCACAGTTCTTAGTAAGCATGTTTATTATAGTATAATATATGCTTACATTACTATTTAGATACATAATtatgatattaaataataatatagcaATAGTTGTTTATTACATCATGAAAAACGtacaataaacatttttaaaatccaattttttCTCCTCTTCCGAAAATGTAGATACACCTGCTGTTAGTCCGTCAAAAGTTCCAACACTAACAGAGGAAACTGAAAGTGTGCCTACACCACTTGCAGAACCACTAGACACTTAAGTAATATTTCGATATTATAAATTGAACTACAAATTGATAAATAagcacattttcaaaaatattataagcaccgttataatataatttaatattacctacatacatatttaaatttaactttttatatattatgaaacaacaaaaatatgtgtacCAACTATATACACAGAATATAGTACGTGTTTCAATGACtgatatatttcataataaGCTTGTCGTGGCATAGATACACTCGGTGAATTATCTCCCGAAGAAATACTATTATAAGGCCGTTCTTGATGTTGGTCGGAATGTTATTGTATTTATCTAATCACTACCCAAAAATCCCATATAAAATCTTCGAGTCTTCGACTGTAAGGAGATCCGCTTTGTTATATGccttgttttaattttctacaAACTGAGGTATATTCTCGTTTTATAATATCTCCGATATTTTCCATGAGTTTAAGTTAAGTACtactaatttgttttttttttttcaaatataattttacgttatattataatatttgccATTAAAATCCTCTACATGCAtcttatacttatatgtatgacACACAAATTTATTCTCATATTCAGATAGAACACAGACGTACATTTTctgtatattttcgaaaatcgcTCCAAGTATTACTTAATTAAGTGGCGCTAAAAGCAAAGATCCCCCAAAGAATGAGGCATTAATTCAAAACATCTTGGCAACACGGTGGTTCGACTACTCAAACAATATTTTCTGCTCGCAAAATAAGAAAAGTTTTGTTGGCGCTACAGTAGAAACGGAAATTCATttagttcatatacatatgaaatttCCATCCAAActtaatattaatatctatGTTGTTTATACCAGATGTATTCCATAATAAATAGGCTGGCATATTATGATCATATAAGATATATCGAATCGAATATTTCCGATAAGATTTCTTACATGTTAGAGATCCATTTTAACCttttaagtttaaatattttaaatttctccaAAGAAGCAATAATCTATTCGCATGGTCGAATTTTCTGTTACTTTTTCCGACATTGCTACGGCTAACGCGATCCGAAGAAAAGAGAAAAGCTACTCGATTGACCGATGTTGGATGCCCAAAAATTTTTTTCGCAGAATTAGAATACCTTGTTGGGAACTTGACCTTTCCCATGATATATTCTCGAACAATCTAATGGAAACGATATGACAATATGAAACTAGTCTCCCGTGATATTTGAAGAAATCACGATTAGATGATGCTTGAGGAtatcaaaaatttcataaatattggtAAACATGTCAattgtatacaattgtatttttatgcaaaaatgtgTAGGGTATTACATTCATGACATTTGTCGGGTGGTATTTGCAAGCTTGCAAAATGAAGAATGAAGGCAAATGTGTTGCACATTTAAGTGACGTCGCACGAAAAGTACAGCGACAGCGAGTAGTAACAGGAAAACGCAAGTTGACATTCTGTTTGACATTTGTAATCTTTCGATCgttaattattttcgaattgCGAAAGAGCACCACACAAGAGCGGTTTTTGGAACGAAAACGACAACAAACGTGCTTGTGACACTTTTCACCATTCACTAGAGGCTGGTAAGGGAGTACTTGACGCGCGTATGCACAAGTGGTTCCAATATACATTTACAGGCTACATATTTTTAGATATGTCACACATTTATCGCTTATAGCCGTGAGCATAATAATGtggaactttaaaaaatattttttttttaattttactagaaagttctttgaaaaatttttttattagctatattaattataactttaaattaaatacttatGTAATTCAATAACGGAACTAAAAGTACCCAAATAGCCAGGCATAGTTATCTCTTTAGCTGCACCAATAATCGTGCCGCGACTGCATTAATGCAAATAGTATTTGGTattctttcaattttcaatacaaGTGAGACATACTTGGCACGCATGctttacaacagcaacaatttgtaaaatttgttaAGAATTGTCTTGCAaacattttgattaattttattgCGTCTTTGACTCTTTTGTACAATGTCAATAAATTAGCCTTCATTTGATTTCGCCGGCCGAATGTCTTTTGTGGAACATTTAACAAGTATCTCTCTGTGCACAAAGGTATATGAGAATCATTTAACTTATAATAGTACATATATGAGTTAAGGCCTTCTGCCAGCACGATCATAGTTTCAGTTTCCTACACAAGTGGGTAAAagctaaataatattaaacaagtaaggaaagcctaagttcgggtgctatcgaacattttatactgtcacaatttattgaaatatttttattaagataacacacaatttgacccaatttgaaaatcctataattaggtatatgagagctagtggaagttgtgacccgattttaaccatttatggtacagagacacactattagatgaaaaaaaaaattcataacgcACGGAGTTctacatattcgatatccggggcattgaaaagttattgtccgatttcgacaattttttcacaagtgatgccacagatcatatacagtatttgtgtaaagttttatttcgctatcttcattggttcattatgtatatattatagagtgaagaaatcagatggagttaaaaattgaattacatgggaagttgtcgtggttgtgaaccgatttcatccattttccacaaatgccatcaggatgtcaagaaaatattatataccgaatttcattcgaatcggtcgagtagttcctgagatatggttttgtacccataagtgggcgatgccacgcccattttccattttgtaaaaaagtctgagtgcagcttccttctgcaatttcttttgtgaaattttgtgtttctgacgtttttcgttagtgagataacccacttggtgggcgtggttattatccgatttcaactattttcatggtgtgtggtggggtacgtaagagaacccactgtagaatgtttggtttatatagcttcattggtttgcgagatatatacaaatatgtccttcctagtgcgatcctttgttctaagatttacttttataatttcgaaaagcctctcacggtcccaaggaacatgtgttccaagtttcatcaagatatcacaatttttaatcaagttatccgctgaacggacagacggacggacggacagacagacatcctgatcattttgatatatgtacatagtttagtttagttttatgatttacaaacaatcgttatgtgaacaaaactataatactctcttagcaacttttgttgcgagagtataaaaagggttTTCTTTCCTCGACATgcgaaaattttggaaaaatagcaATCTTTGCCGACTCGGAGTAAATTAGTTCGTTAACTTCACTGTTCCGAGTGTTTCTTGTCTCTGAGAGATCTGTTCTTTGATTTTACTTCACTCCAATCGAAGTGGATGCTATGAAACAACCAGGTGCACACAATTATCAATTCTAGAGTCTGGAGCACAGGaagtgcatataaatatttgcagaaGAGACTTAAATTTCGGATTACAAATCAAATATGTGGTTCATAAGACATTTgtagaaaatttgtaaattttatttgaacaaaGCGACAAGTCAAATCAACgcgtacttatgtatgtatgtaggtaaatTTGATTTAGAACGCATGTGGTGGCGACATCCGTTGCTCAAATTTGTTTAGGTGCACTTTTgaaaaatcgtaaataaatatttatgcacaaaAGGACTCCGATTCGGTAGCAAATCTATTCCACAAATATTTGCgacaatacatataaaaaacttATGCATTAATCAGACATAGTATGTACACAAATTAGGAGGTTTGCATgtatgaattttatattatatataatataagtaccTGTTCAATTTAAGGAAGCAAAAGTTATCTGAGAGACGTCATAACATCACTATATGCTGTATTTTAATCCTACATTTTAGCAGTATACATATTGCACTCAAGTAATCTTCAAGAGTATACTTAATCCTGTTAACAGCTCGTCTACTTTAACATACACACGTACCTAATTATTCATTTAAATGCAGATGGGTGTGTGGATTTATTAGTATAACCCTTTTAAAGGCTTCGCATTGCTTGCGCAAACAAATCCATTACTACTGCAGTTGTACGCGTATTTGTGGAACTCGACATCATTCCGGTAGTCCGTTAAACATTTCCAATGCAAACAATCGCGGCtacttaaagtaaatataaacccGCCTTCTTGTCTCTTTACATTGGCTAACTGACTGGCTGTCGGTTCAAAGTGGCTTCCGTACTTTACGTCTATAGTCTCGGCTGTGCGACCACCAGCACTCTCGGCGATTTCTTTCTATTAGTGCTCAATGAagaacaaatacatatgcacagACATATGCACAGACATATGTATTTGGGTAAAGTATACCAGTAGTACTTAGTTGTGGCTGCATGCATCGTCGGTGGCATATTTGCACCTACGAAAGGGTCAACAATGGATCGATTCGTTTTTATTATCTATGTACTACAATGGAGGCTAGTATGTAGTGTTGTTGTAGAGTTAAATaattacatgtgtacatacaaatatacaaatatatataaatatgtatgtatgtatatgc
This genomic interval carries:
- the LOC105209413 gene encoding paired box pox-meso protein — encoded protein: MDPENQCPQYGEVNQLGGVFVNGRPLPNATRMRIVELARLGIRPCDISRQLRVSHGCVSKILARYHETGSILPGAIGGSKPRVTTPKVVNYIRELKQRDPGIFAWEIRDRLLTEGICDKTNVPSVSSISRILRNKLGAIGHHHHNSAVAAAAAVNGTNSSPHHHAHAHAHQHGHHHASVHNTGVSTVATVAHHQHAAAAAAVHAHPHLYNSIYQPYSAYSMKSAVSCGSPSPPQPTQATHQLRTAAAAAAAAHCWPSSHSVSDILAHHQAVALRASCQVGNTMGTLPSGLPMTASPVGGTMGTGAQQLIGAEDCDGMANSAAAATQVAVAAAAASQQPYNYYMYFQNTGMHHHHHGGMMAAGATGL
- the LOC105220607 gene encoding uncharacterized protein LOC105220607, whose amino-acid sequence is MCGFYKLIFLLICIGAITGSCAEVAPSPDAAAEEQIVRLSNIAAITEGKLERTKRGLLDYLLYGLYEYFDYSEESDSEEEEKYLICRNCTIIISQSNDQGSPAKQSTMAPVTVPTDKKGPNGGDTPAVSPSKVPTLTEETESVPTPLAEPLDT